From the Brassica napus cultivar Da-Ae chromosome A8, Da-Ae, whole genome shotgun sequence genome, one window contains:
- the LOC106360842 gene encoding homeobox-leucine zipper protein HDG4, with protein MYEDHQVAKSGKEGGHMVTNYSDNIFGSASSSPTGTVQNPDFKLSTFLNPNFSYVIPKEEYGMMSMTENGSAWSGNNPVEDSAIEQQLPPVKKKRLHRHSTHQIQEMEAFFKVNPHPNDDDKTRLSEELGLTPLQVKFWFQNRRNQIKIEQDRSDNKMLKAENETLKTENRKLQFDLQRLSCSSCGGSRDKLHLENYRLRQELDRLHSIASLMNPCLPPPETACLFPDMKDNITNNLLIAKEDKAVAMDLAVSCVQELAKMCATNEPLWNKKGSDNEIISLNEDVYKKMFQWPSVDDNHFRREASRANTVVIMNSITLVNAFLDADKWSEMFCSIVSRAKTIQIISSGVSGASGSLLLMYAELQVPSPLVPTREIYFLRYVKQNAEAGKWMIVDFPVDGLIKPASGITTTDQYRRMPSGFIIQDMSNGYSQITWVEHVEVEEKHVHHEMVREYVESGAAFGAERWLAVLRRQCERMPSLMATNITDLGVIPSVEAKRKLMKLSQSMVRTYCLTISNSYGQALSESPKETVRITTRKVCGGVVLCGVSTTLLPYSHHQVFDFLRHDHGRSQMEEMFNENPFQEVAHIENGSHPGNCISLLHFHGASSSNNVEWMLQETCTDNSGSLVVYSTVHANAVQLAMSGEDPSRIPLLPLGFSVVPVNQPHVVEGISVNLDSCLLTVAIQVLVSNATTATLNLSTTVINNRICSTVYRISSALGSPLLPEIPSSFKQEISN; from the exons atgtacgaAGATCATCAAGTGGCGAAATCAGGCAAAGAAGGAGGACACATGGTTACTAATTACTCCGACAACATTTTCGGTTCGGCGTCTTCATCTCCGACAGGAACAGTCCAAAACCCTGATTTCAAACTTAGCACCTTCCTAAACCCTAACTTCTCCTACGTTATCCCG AAGGAAGAGTATGGGATGATGAGCATGACTGAAAACGGGTCAGCTTGGTCGGGTAATAACCCGGTTGAGGATAGCGCAATCGAACAACAGCTTCCTCCGGTTAAGAAGAAACGCTTACACAGACACAGTACTCATCAGATTCAAGAAATGGAAGC ATTCTTCAAAGTAAATCCTCATCCGAATGACGATGACAAAACCAGATTAAGTGAAGAACTTGGTCTCACGCCTCTACAAGTCAAGTTTTGGTTTCAAAATCGACGTAACCAAATAAag ATAGAACAAGACAGAAGCGATAATAAGATGCTAAAAGCAGAGAACGAGACTCTTAAGACAGAGAACCGGAAGCTTCAGTTCGATCTACAACGCCTCTCCTGCTCATCTTGTGGCGGCTCTAGAGACAAACTCCACCTCGAAAACTATCGCCTCCGCCAAGAG CTTGATCGATTACACAGCATTGCCTCATTGATGAATCCTTGTCTTCCTCCACCAGAAACAGCCTGTCTTTTTCCAGACATGAAGGATAACATAACCAACAACTTGTTAATTGCGAAAGAAGATAAGGCGGTTGCAATGGATCTTGCGGTTTCTTGCGTTCAAGAGTTAGCGAAGATGTGTGCCACAAATGAGCCGCTGTGGAACAAGAAGGGGTCAGACAACGAGATAATCTCTCTTAATGAGGACGTGTACAAGAAGATGTTCCAATGGCCTTCAGTGGATGATAATCATTTTCGCAGAGAAGCTTCAAGAGCTAACACAGTCGTCATCATGAACAGTATAACTCTTGTCAACGCATTTCTTGATGCT GATAAATGGTCGGAGATGTTTTGCTCGATAGTGTCAAGAGCCAAAACAATTCAGATCATTTCTTCGGGAGTTTCTGGAGCAAGTGGGTCTCTTCTTCTG atgtatgcagagtTACAAGTGCCATCTCCATTAGTACCAACAAGAGAAATTTACTTTCTACGGTATGTGAAGCAAAACGCAGAAGCTGGAAAATGGATGATTGTAGATTTCCCGGTTGACGGTTTGATCAAACCGGCTTCGGGTATTACTACTACTGATCAGTACCGGAGAATGCCTTCTGGTTTCATCATTCAGGACATGTCTAACGGATACTCTCAGATCACGTGGGTTGAGCACGTGGAAGTGGAGGAGAAGCACGTGCACCACGAGATGGTTAGAGAGTATGTAGAGAGCGGTGCAGCCTTTGGTGCTGAAAGATGGCTAGCTGTGTTGCGGAGACAGTGTGAGAGGATGCCTAGTCTCATGGCTACAAACATCACTGACCTTGGAG TGATACCGTCTGTAGAAGCAAAGAGGAAGTTGATGAAGCTGTCACAGAGTATGGTGAGAACTTACTGTCTGACCATAAGCAATTCGTACGGACAAGCACTGTCTGAATCACCAAAAGAGACGGTGAGAATCACAACCAGGAAAGTTTGTGGTGGTGTTGTTCTATGTGGCGTCTCCACCACGTTGCTTCCTTATTCTCATCATCAAGTCTTTGATTTTCTGCGCCACGATCATGGTCGCTCTCAG ATGGAGGAGATGTTCAATGAGAACCCGTTTCAAGAAGTAGCTCATATCGAAAATGGATCACATCCTGGAAACTGCATTTCGCTTCTTCACTTCCat GGGGCTAGTAGTTCAAATAATGTAGAGTGGATGCTTCAAGAAACATGCACTGATAACTCCGGCAGTCTCGTGGTTTACTCCACCGTCCACGCCAACGCTGTTCAGCTCGCTATGAGCGGCGAGGATCCTTCTAGAATTCCTCTTTTGCCCTTAGGGTTCTCTGTTGTTCCTGTGAATCAACCCCATGTCGTTGAGGGCATTTCCGTCAATTTGGATTCGTGTTTGCTCACCGTTGCGATACAGGTCTTGGTGAGCAACGCCACCACAGCAACACTCAACCTTTCCACTACAGTTATCAACAACCGTATTTGCTCAACTGTCTACCGTATCTCCTCCGCTCTCGGAAGTCCTCTGCTGCCGGAGATTCCGTCGAGCTTTAAACAAGAAATAAGCAACTAA
- the LOC106360841 gene encoding homeobox-leucine zipper protein HDG4, with the protein MKDNITNNLLIAKEDKAVAMDLAVSCVQELAKMCATNEPLWNKKGSDNEIISLNEDVYKKMFQWPSVDDNHFRREASRANTVVIMNSITLVNAFLDADKWSEMFCSIVSRAKTIQIISSGVSGASGSLLLMYAELQVPSPLVPTREIYFLRYVKQNAEAGKWMIVDFPVDGLIKPASGITTTDQYRRMPSGFIIQDMSNGYSQITWVEHVEVEEKHVHHEMVREYVESGAAFGAERWLAVLRRQCERMPSLMATNITDLGVIPSVEAKRKLMKLSQSMVRTYCLTISNSYGQALSESPKETVRITTRKVCGGVVLCGVSTTLLPYSHHQVFDFLRHDHGRSQMEEMFNENPFQEVAHIENGSHPGNCISLLHFHGASSSNNVEWMLQETCTDNSGSLVVYSTVHANAVQLAMSGEDPSRIPLLPLGFSVVPVNQPHVVEGISVNLDSCLLTVAIQVLVSNATTATLNLSTTVINGPTKSRTKGLQPQTNWTFSPHPKPRSGNPNFRATPNDGGAAQPPLTTALTSRRLGSFCLDKGKMTYQNNNISDQQKVQN; encoded by the exons ATGAAGGATAACATAACCAACAACTTGTTAATTGCGAAAGAAGATAAGGCGGTTGCAATGGATCTTGCGGTTTCTTGCGTTCAAGAGTTAGCGAAGATGTGTGCCACAAATGAGCCGCTGTGGAACAAGAAGGGGTCAGACAACGAGATAATCTCTCTTAATGAGGACGTGTACAAGAAGATGTTCCAATGGCCTTCAGTGGATGATAATCATTTTCGCAGAGAAGCTTCAAGAGCTAACACAGTCGTCATCATGAACAGTATAACTCTTGTCAACGCATTTCTTGATGCT GATAAATGGTCGGAGATGTTTTGCTCGATAGTGTCAAGAGCCAAAACAATTCAGATCATTTCTTCGGGAGTTTCTGGAGCAAGTGGGTCTCTTCTTCTG atgtatgcagagtTACAAGTGCCATCTCCATTAGTACCAACAAGAGAAATTTACTTTCTACGGTATGTGAAGCAAAACGCAGAAGCTGGAAAATGGATGATTGTAGATTTCCCGGTTGACGGTTTGATCAAACCGGCTTCGGGTATTACTACTACTGATCAGTACCGGAGAATGCCTTCTGGTTTCATCATTCAGGACATGTCTAACGGATACTCTCAGATCACGTGGGTTGAGCACGTGGAAGTGGAGGAGAAGCACGTGCACCACGAGATGGTTAGAGAGTATGTAGAGAGCGGTGCAGCCTTTGGTGCTGAAAGATGGCTAGCTGTGTTGCGGAGACAGTGTGAGAGGATGCCTAGTCTCATGGCTACAAACATCACTGACCTTGGAG TGATACCGTCTGTAGAAGCAAAGAGGAAGTTGATGAAGCTGTCACAGAGTATGGTGAGAACTTACTGTCTGACCATAAGCAATTCGTACGGACAAGCACTGTCTGAATCACCAAAAGAGACGGTGAGAATCACAACCAGGAAAGTTTGTGGTGGTGTTGTTCTATGTGGCGTCTCCACCACGTTGCTTCCTTATTCTCATCATCAAGTCTTTGATTTTCTGCGCCACGATCATGGTCGCTCTCAG ATGGAGGAGATGTTCAATGAGAACCCGTTTCAAGAAGTAGCTCATATCGAAAATGGATCACATCCTGGAAACTGCATTTCGCTTCTTCACTTCCat GGGGCTAGTAGTTCAAATAATGTAGAGTGGATGCTTCAAGAAACATGCACTGATAACTCCGGCAGTCTCGTGGTTTACTCCACCGTCCACGCCAACGCTGTTCAGCTCGCTATGAGCGGCGAGGATCCTTCTAGAATTCCTCTTTTGCCCTTAGGGTTCTCTGTTGTTCCTGTGAATCAACCCCATGTCGTTGAGGGCATTTCCGTCAATTTGGATTCGTGTTTGCTCACCGTTGCGATACAGGTCTTGGTGAGCAACGCCACCACAGCAACACTCAACCTTTCCACTACAGTTATCAACGGCCCAACTAAATCCAGAACGAAAGGCCTTCAGCCCCAAACAAACTGGACCTTCAGCCCACACCCAAAACCTAGGTCaggaaaccctaatttccgCGCCACACCGAACGACGGCGGCGCAGCCCAACCCCCACTCACCACCGCGCTAACTTCACGTCGCCTGGGATCTTTCTGTTTAGACAAAGGAAAAATGACGTATCAAAACAACAACATATCAGATCAACAAAAAGTACAAAACTAA
- the LOC125577324 gene encoding homeobox-leucine zipper protein HDG4-like isoform X2 has protein sequence MYEDHQVAKSGKEGGHMVTNYSDNIFGSASSSPTGTVQNPDFKLSTFLNPNFSYVIPKEEYGMMSMTENGSAWSGNNPVEDSAIEQQLPPVKKKRLHRHSTHQIQEMEAFFKVNPHPNDDDKTRLSEELGLTPLQVKFWFQNRRNQIKVQHPAHLVAALETNSTSKTIASAKSLIDYTALPH, from the exons atgtacgaAGATCATCAAGTGGCGAAATCAGGCAAAGAAGGAGGACACATGGTTACTAATTACTCCGACAACATTTTCGGTTCGGCGTCTTCATCTCCGACAGGAACAGTCCAAAACCCTGATTTCAAACTTAGCACCTTCCTAAACCCTAACTTCTCCTACGTTATCCCG AAGGAAGAGTATGGGATGATGAGCATGACTGAAAACGGGTCAGCTTGGTCGGGTAATAACCCGGTTGAGGATAGCGCAATCGAACAACAGCTTCCTCCGGTTAAGAAGAAACGCTTACACAGACACAGTACTCATCAGATTCAAGAAATGGAAGC ATTCTTCAAAGTAAATCCTCATCCGAATGACGATGACAAAACCAGATTAAGTGAAGAACTTGGTCTCACGCCTCTACAAGTCAAGTTTTGGTTTCAAAATCGACGTAACCAAATAAag GTTCAACATCCTGCTCATCTTGTGGCGGCTCTAGAGACAAACTCCACCTCGAAAACTATCGCCTCCGCCAAGAG CTTGATCGATTACACAGCATTGCCTCATTGA
- the LOC125577324 gene encoding homeobox-leucine zipper protein HDG4-like isoform X1, which produces MYEDHQVAKSGKEGGHMVTNYSDNIFGSASSSPTGTVQNPDFKLSTFLNPNFSYVIPKEEYGMMSMTENGSAWSGNNPVEDSAIEQQLPPVKKKRLHRHSTHQIQEMEAFFKVNPHPNDDDKTRLSEELGLTPLQVKFWFQNRRNQIKIEQDRSDNKMLKAENETLKTENRKLQFDLQRLSCIEIKTYDCSSTTKNSNSNSLLITQGFRNNLQKLKHSTHKLCNTLAYPLYIKPKFLNSLGNIS; this is translated from the exons atgtacgaAGATCATCAAGTGGCGAAATCAGGCAAAGAAGGAGGACACATGGTTACTAATTACTCCGACAACATTTTCGGTTCGGCGTCTTCATCTCCGACAGGAACAGTCCAAAACCCTGATTTCAAACTTAGCACCTTCCTAAACCCTAACTTCTCCTACGTTATCCCG AAGGAAGAGTATGGGATGATGAGCATGACTGAAAACGGGTCAGCTTGGTCGGGTAATAACCCGGTTGAGGATAGCGCAATCGAACAACAGCTTCCTCCGGTTAAGAAGAAACGCTTACACAGACACAGTACTCATCAGATTCAAGAAATGGAAGC ATTCTTCAAAGTAAATCCTCATCCGAATGACGATGACAAAACCAGATTAAGTGAAGAACTTGGTCTCACGCCTCTACAAGTCAAGTTTTGGTTTCAAAATCGACGTAACCAAATAAag ATAGAACAAGACAGAAGCGATAATAAGATGCTAAAAGCAGAGAACGAGACTCTTAAGACAGAGAACCGGAAGCTTCAGTTCGATCTACAACGCCTCTCCTGTATTGAAATCAAGACTTATGATTGTAGCTCAACAACCaagaactcaaactcaaactctttaTTAATAACTCAAGGCTTTAGAAACAATCTTCAAAAACTAAAGCACTCAACCCACAAGTTATGCAACACTCTTGCATATCCTTTATATATAAAACCTAagttcctaaactcattaggaaacATATCTTAA